One stretch of Meleagris gallopavo isolate NT-WF06-2002-E0010 breed Aviagen turkey brand Nicholas breeding stock chromosome 14, Turkey_5.1, whole genome shotgun sequence DNA includes these proteins:
- the MTMR14 gene encoding myotubularin-related protein 14, giving the protein SGGCAQVERIERRCLELFGRDYRYSVISNAHGEVCAPYPRHIVLLERDNAAGRDPFESTVQVGKLQDLINRSKMARCRGRFVCPVILYKGKHICRSATLAGWGELYGRTGYNYIFSGGSDDAWADAEDISEEDSALRNADSQLFDKVRGHDIKLLRYLSVRYICDLMVENKKVKFGLNVTSSEKVDKAQRYADFTLLSIPYPGCEFFKEYKDRDYTAEGLIFNWKQDYVDAPLSIPASVTQSLSIDWSEYQSWDLVQQTQNYLKLLISIINSDDDSGLLVHCISGWDRTPLFISLLRLSLWADGLIHVSLEPSEILYLTVAYDWFLFGHMLADRLNKGEEIFFFCFNFLKHITSEEFSGVKSQRRKSLPPGFTLEEICMLKQRDRGSTTSLSSDFSLGMESSPGAAGSFTYEAVELMPAGAQAQATWRKSSASSPQAVLWSRAQQSEDRLPSAGMVEVKSSSSSSSTHSDNFLRIGSSPLEVPRSRSADHSLPGSSVSTDFGSWQMVTGCGSIREQATLSADASLPCSFPDEFPNTCLLVSASDRESRLEEVRSAFLASYSRTIGLKAVPPSPSGAIGGLLEQFVRGVGLRGSSTL; this is encoded by the exons AGCGGTGGCTGCGCGCAGGTGGAGCGGATCGAGCGACGCTGCTTGGAGCTCTTCGGCCGCGACTACCGCTACAGCGTGATCTCCAACGCCCACGGCGAGGTCTGCGCGCCCTACCCGCGGCACATCGTCCTGCTGGAGCGCGACAACGCCGCCGGCCGCGACCC GTTTGAGAGCACCGTGCAGGTTGGCAAATTGCAGGACCTCATCAACCGAAGTAAGATGGCGAGGTGTAGAGGACGATTTGTCTGCCCGGTCATTCTGTACAAGGGAAAG CATATTTGCAGATCAGCAACACTGGCTGGCTGGGGAGAGCTCTACGGGCGCACCGGTTACAACTACATCTTCTCAG GGGGTTCTGACGATGCTTGGGCAGATGCAGAGGacatttcagaggaagattctGCACTGAG aaatgcagaCTCCCAGCTGTTTGACAAGGTCAGAGGACATGACATCAAGCTGCTTCGGTACCTCTCTGTCCGATATATCTGTGATCTGATGGTGGAAAACAAGAAGGTGAAGTTTGGCTTGAA TGTGACGTCTTCTGAGAAGGTGGACAAAGCTCAACGTTACGCTGATTTCACGCTTCTCTCCATCCCATATCCAG GCTGTGAATTTTTTAAGGAGTACAAAGACCGGGATTATACAGCTGAAGGTCTCATATTTAACTGGAAACAG GATTATGTGGATGCTCCATTAAGTATCCCAGCATCGGTGACCCAATCTCTCAGTATTGATTGGAGTGAGTACCAG agctgggaccTCGTACAACAGACGCAGAACTACCTGAAGCTGCTGATCTCTATCATCAATAGCGATG ATGACAGCGGGCTCCTGGTGCACTGTATATCCGGCTGGGATCGAACTCCTCTCTTCATCTCCTTATTGCGCCTCTCCTTATGGGCT GATGGACTGATCCATGTGTCCCTGGAGCCATCTGAGATTCTCTACCTGACAGTGGCCTATGACTGGTTTCTCTTTGG GCACATGTTAGCTGATCGACTCAATAAGGGAGAAGAG attttctttttctgcttcaatTTTCTGAAGCACATCACCTCTGAGGAGTTCTCTGGTGTGAAGTCACAGAG aaggaaGAGTTTGCCACCTGGCTTCACCTTGGAAGAGATCTGCATGCTCA AGCAGAGAGACCGAGGCAGCACCACGAGTCTGAGCAGCGACTTCTCCCTGGGGATGGAAAGCTCccctggagcagcagggagcttcACATATGAAGCAGTGGAACTGATGCCAGCGGGAGCACAGGCCCAAGCAACATG GAGGAAGAGCAGTGCATCGTCACCTCAGGCCGTGCTCTGGAGCAGGGCGCAGCAGTCTGAAGACAGGCTGCCTTCTGCAGGGATGGTTGAAGTCAaatcctccagctcctcctcatcAACCCATTCTGATAACTTTCTGAGGATTGGAAGCAGCCCACTGGAGGTGCCCAGATCCAG ATCGGCGGACCATTCTCTGCCCGGATCTTCCGTTTCCACAGACTTTGGCAGCTGGCAGATGGTGACAGGGTGTGGCAGTATTCGGGAGCAGGCAACCCTGAGCGCAGACGCCTCTCTCCCTTGCAGCTTCCCGGATGAGTTCCCTAACACTTGCCT